DNA from Intestinimonas massiliensis (ex Afouda et al. 2020):
CCTGAAGGAACAGCACCAGGTCGGCCTCCACCGACGTAACCACCAGCCCCTGGAGGAAGGAGCGATGCTCCAGATACTCCCCCGGCGTGTCGATGGTGCAGTTGACCACCTCGATGGCCTGGGTCTTTTTATAGACCTGCTCCAGGCCGTTGAGCCGCTGGCACAGCGTGGTCTTGCCCGAGGCGGTAGGCCCGACCAAAATGATCCGCTTCATGTGCGGGTAATGGAGGTGGCCAGGGTGAAGCCGAGCACATCGGACAGCACGCCCAGCACATCCCGCAGAGCCGATTCCACGCTGGCTACGTCGCCGTTGATCACCAGCGAGCCGTTGAAACGGTCCACAAACACCACATCCACGTTGGCGGCCTTGGTGGCCACGTCGGCCCCGATGATGGCGCCCTCGCTGGGGGTGATGGTCAGAATACCCAGCGCCCCCGAGCTGTTCCCGATGACCCCCAGCTTCTTGTAGAGCTCGGGCTCCGGGTTGGCGATCAGGTGCGCCAGCGTGACCTGCTTGCCGGGCACAAACTCCTGTATGATGCGCTGCTTTTTGGCCTGCGCGTGTTCCTGCATTTCACTCATCCCCTGTTACAGCAGACGGTTGAACAGCTCCGGGCTGGGGTTCGGTATGACCACCGATGCGACCAGCATCCCCTCGGCGTTGGGCGTATGGATGCCGCAGCGGACGGACTCGGTCACGGCGGCCACATCGCCCACCAGGATCACGAAGGACTTTCCGCCGATGCCCGTGCCCAGCCGCACGTCCAGAAGGGACACGTCCGCCGCCTTGACGGCCGCGTCCGCGCCGTAGATGGAGGCGGTCACGCTGTAAAATTCCATCACGCCCACTGCGCCGGACTCCTCGGGCAGACTGGTCATCCCGATGGCGCGGACGACCTGCGGGTGGACCCTGGGGATCACGCACTGATCCACCACATGACTCCCGCCGATGGTGCAGCCCGCGTCCAGAGAGGCCTGGACGGCGGCCACCTCGCCGGAGAACAGCAGATAGTATTTCCCGGGACAGCCGGCCTTAGCAAAAACCAGACCCACCTCAGCCGCTTTGGTGACGGCATCGGCCGCCTCGGTCCCCTTGGCAATGGCGAAAGAGCACTGCGATTTGGAAAAGACGCTGTTTTGGAGGATTCTCCACCATGTGGTCAAATGGCTGATGATTATCGGCAGTGTCTGCTCCACAGCCGTCATGGTGTGGGCGGTGATCAAACGTTATTTCTTTAAGGGCAACCTGTATGGTTCGGATGAGATCATCATGTTGTTTGCCTTCTGGCTGTATTTTATGGGAGCTGTCTATGGCAGCTATGAGGACAGCCACATCAAGGCCGATTTGCTGAATGTGTACATCAGGAATATGCGCTGCAAGGATGGTTTAGCCCTGATATCCCAGGCGCTTACCGTGCTGGTCAATACAATCGTTTTGATCTGGGCCGCCAAGTATTTCTCCGGCGAGATCGCCAAATGGGGCTTGTCCACCTCCCTGAAGATCCCCCTGGTCATTCCGAAAGCTTCGGTATTCTTTGGGTTCCTGTTGATGGAGTTCTACCATGTGTATTATCTGCAGCGCAACCTTAGGACTTATCTGCGGGAGGGCTACTATACCAGGCCTGTGCCAGGCGACTATGTATCTGACCGGCTGAAAGAAAAATAT
Protein-coding regions in this window:
- a CDS encoding BMC domain-containing protein, producing MQEHAQAKKQRIIQEFVPGKQVTLAHLIANPEPELYKKLGVIGNSSGALGILTITPSEGAIIGADVATKAANVDVVFVDRFNGSLVINGDVASVESALRDVLGVLSDVLGFTLATSITRT
- a CDS encoding BMC domain-containing protein, with protein sequence MTTWWRILQNSVFSKSQCSFAIAKGTEAADAVTKAAEVGLVFAKAGCPGKYYLLFSGEVAAVQASLDAGCTIGGSHVVDQCVIPRVHPQVVRAIGMTSLPEESGAVGVMEFYSVTASIYGADAAVKAADVSLLDVRLGTGIGGKSFVILVGDVAAVTESVRCGIHTPNAEGMLVASVVIPNPSPELFNRLL
- a CDS encoding TRAP transporter small permease is translated as MVKWLMIIGSVCSTAVMVWAVIKRYFFKGNLYGSDEIIMLFAFWLYFMGAVYGSYEDSHIKADLLNVYIRNMRCKDGLALISQALTVLVNTIVLIWAAKYFSGEIAKWGLSTSLKIPLVIPKASVFFGFLLMEFYHVYYLQRNLRTYLREGYYTRPVPGDYVSDRLKEKYPAITLPNKAEAKAMLEAADSRAEEGND